The following coding sequences lie in one Alloacidobacterium dinghuense genomic window:
- a CDS encoding TonB-dependent receptor, which yields MLRTAFLSALLVSPIAHAAVDTPAAPVASSAIATISGTVADTTGAIIPGAQVQLTDATGAALVTATTDSTGNFRIQPPQKGDYSLVVSLQGFQTATQHIHVGATAGSPLSFALSVAAAVTQVEVNGNTDVDLTASDENGDTAVLSADDLKAMPVFDNDYVTAMSNFLDAGQGSTAGTGLMVDGVEANRALVSPSAVQEVHINQDPYSAQYYRPGRGQIEIITKQAADAYHGQFNFLFRDAALNAQNDFAPSKPPEQRRIYEGNLTGPLWHAKNSSFLFSFNRAEEDLYAVVNANVVPTQDNPNGIFNENVAAPTRDTEFSLRVGHQFNDKNSASIMYAFQDATNTNQGVGNQTLPEAGYNTETREDDVILHDDYIASPSILNQASIVLERSYDPISNATDAPKVSVQGNFTGGSAQDEQVRSEYNLRANEMVSWTKGPHNMKFGINLPHLSRRVLEDHTNSAGTYTYGPTYAADGTLIATAIQNYQAGIPSGFSIQQGQTRFVYHQQEVGGFFQDQIKLTSRFSLTPGLRYDWQNFLGSDVNNFSPRLSFALVLNKEHEMVVRGGGGIYYDRTGSGPLADLARYEYAALRLLQVSSKQQPLCNPIQDCANLAALPPSLVERAPNLKTPYQINYGLSIDRKVGEKGTISIGGRVNRGVNLFRSVDINAPLPPDYTERPDADVSQLRQIQSEGEQNGTALDINYRGRFNKYFTGFAWYTWSHYGNNTSGIYWFPQNQYEPSAEWGPADWEQRHHFGFYGMFNPEHLLNLGVGIFANTGKPWTITTGEDAYGTNLFNARPDGVPRNSEIGPDYADLDLRWGYDFKLHPKELDKSPTIGLSASAFNVLNHPNGSFVDTVEGSEDFGQVTSAYPPRRMQVAMRFNF from the coding sequence TTGCTGCGCACTGCCTTTCTTTCTGCCCTTCTTGTCTCGCCAATCGCCCATGCCGCGGTCGATACTCCTGCGGCCCCAGTTGCCAGTTCAGCGATCGCAACGATCAGCGGAACGGTGGCGGACACCACAGGAGCGATCATCCCTGGCGCCCAGGTGCAGCTCACCGATGCAACAGGAGCGGCACTGGTTACCGCAACCACGGACTCGACAGGAAACTTTCGCATTCAACCTCCGCAGAAGGGCGATTATTCGCTCGTTGTCAGCTTGCAGGGATTCCAGACCGCTACGCAGCATATCCACGTAGGAGCAACGGCCGGATCTCCGCTAAGCTTCGCCCTTTCTGTCGCCGCCGCTGTGACCCAGGTTGAGGTAAATGGGAATACGGATGTGGATTTGACGGCCTCCGATGAAAACGGCGACACCGCCGTTTTGAGCGCGGACGACCTGAAAGCGATGCCCGTTTTCGATAACGATTATGTGACTGCAATGAGCAACTTCCTAGACGCGGGCCAGGGTTCGACTGCTGGAACAGGTCTAATGGTGGATGGTGTCGAAGCAAACCGTGCATTAGTCTCTCCTTCAGCCGTGCAGGAAGTACATATCAATCAGGATCCGTACTCGGCGCAATACTACCGCCCAGGGCGGGGACAGATTGAGATCATCACCAAGCAGGCCGCGGACGCGTATCACGGCCAATTCAATTTTCTGTTTCGCGATGCCGCTCTGAATGCGCAGAACGATTTCGCCCCGAGCAAACCGCCAGAACAGCGCCGCATCTACGAGGGCAACCTAACGGGACCGCTCTGGCATGCGAAGAATTCATCGTTCCTCTTTTCGTTCAATCGCGCTGAAGAAGATCTTTACGCAGTCGTGAACGCAAACGTAGTCCCGACACAGGACAACCCCAACGGCATATTCAACGAGAACGTGGCTGCTCCCACGCGAGACACGGAATTCTCCTTGCGCGTGGGACACCAGTTCAACGACAAGAACTCTGCATCCATCATGTACGCCTTTCAGGATGCAACAAATACCAACCAAGGTGTCGGCAACCAAACACTACCCGAAGCTGGGTACAACACAGAAACGCGTGAGGACGACGTCATCCTTCATGACGACTACATCGCTTCCCCGTCGATCCTGAATCAAGCGTCGATCGTGTTGGAGCGAAGTTACGATCCGATTTCAAACGCTACAGACGCGCCCAAGGTCAGCGTGCAGGGTAACTTTACCGGCGGCAGCGCGCAGGATGAGCAGGTGCGTTCCGAATACAACCTGCGCGCCAACGAAATGGTCTCCTGGACAAAGGGACCGCACAACATGAAGTTTGGCATCAACCTGCCGCACTTGAGCCGTCGCGTCCTGGAAGACCATACCAATTCCGCAGGTACTTATACTTATGGTCCAACCTATGCGGCAGACGGAACGCTCATCGCTACCGCCATCCAGAACTACCAGGCTGGAATTCCTTCGGGCTTCTCGATTCAGCAGGGCCAGACTCGCTTTGTCTATCACCAGCAGGAGGTTGGCGGCTTCTTTCAGGACCAGATCAAGCTGACGTCGAGGTTCTCGCTCACTCCGGGTCTTCGCTACGACTGGCAGAACTTTCTCGGCAGTGACGTGAACAACTTTTCGCCCCGTTTGTCCTTTGCGCTCGTCCTCAACAAGGAGCACGAGATGGTGGTGCGTGGCGGCGGCGGCATCTATTACGACCGCACCGGTTCCGGACCACTGGCCGACCTTGCGCGCTATGAATATGCTGCGCTGCGGTTGCTGCAGGTCTCCTCGAAGCAACAGCCGCTCTGCAACCCCATCCAAGACTGCGCCAATCTGGCTGCGCTGCCGCCATCGCTCGTCGAACGCGCGCCGAATCTGAAAACGCCTTACCAGATCAACTATGGTCTTTCCATTGATCGAAAAGTCGGCGAGAAAGGTACGATTTCGATCGGTGGCCGCGTCAATCGCGGGGTGAACCTCTTTCGTTCGGTGGACATCAATGCTCCGCTGCCACCCGACTACACAGAGCGTCCCGATGCTGACGTATCGCAGCTGCGGCAGATTCAGTCCGAGGGCGAACAGAACGGCACGGCTCTGGACATCAACTATCGTGGACGTTTTAACAAATACTTCACCGGCTTTGCCTGGTACACATGGAGCCATTATGGAAATAACACCAGCGGCATCTACTGGTTTCCGCAGAACCAATATGAGCCGAGCGCGGAATGGGGCCCGGCGGATTGGGAACAGCGGCATCACTTCGGCTTCTATGGCATGTTCAACCCCGAGCACTTGCTGAATCTTGGCGTAGGCATCTTCGCCAATACCGGCAAGCCGTGGACCATTACGACTGGTGAGGACGCCTACGGCACAAACCTCTTCAACGCTCGTCCCGATGGCGTGCCACGCAACTCTGAGATTGGACCGGATTATGCCGATCTAGATTTGCGCTGGGGATACGATTTCAAGCTGCATCCGAAGGAACTGGACAAGAGCCCGACGATTGGTCTCTCGGCTTCAGCATTCAATGTGCTGAATCATCCAAATGGATCGTTCGTTGATACCGTCGAAGGCAGTGAAGACTTTGGCCAAGTGACGAGCGCGTATCCTCCGCGAAGGATGCAGGTGGCCATGCGGTTTAACTTCTGA
- a CDS encoding HAD family hydrolase, protein MAHEPKPIPADKIRLIVFDLDGTLIDSRKDLTNSINAMLTEFDRQPLPEEIISEYIGDGAGMLVRRALGDPDDEKFVESALTSFLNHYRIHKLDYTYVYDGVFAALDVLKTGRQLAVLTNKPVRPAEAICEALGLSPYFFRIYGGNSFATKKPDPEGLTTLIREARVQPEETVMVGDSDVDILTARRARTWAIGCRYGLSSHTVESIPSDYLADFPKDWISALDTAKMEK, encoded by the coding sequence ATGGCGCATGAACCAAAGCCCATTCCTGCGGACAAAATTCGACTGATTGTTTTTGATCTTGATGGCACGCTCATCGATTCGCGCAAAGACCTCACCAACTCCATCAACGCAATGCTCACGGAGTTCGATCGCCAGCCGCTCCCGGAAGAGATTATCTCCGAGTACATTGGCGATGGCGCCGGGATGCTGGTCCGCCGCGCGCTCGGCGATCCTGACGATGAGAAGTTCGTAGAAAGCGCACTGACCTCCTTCCTGAATCACTACCGGATACACAAGCTGGATTACACGTACGTCTACGACGGGGTGTTTGCTGCGCTCGACGTCCTGAAAACAGGGCGGCAACTCGCGGTGCTAACCAACAAGCCCGTTCGACCAGCCGAAGCCATCTGCGAGGCCCTGGGATTGAGTCCTTATTTCTTTCGGATTTACGGCGGAAACAGTTTTGCGACCAAAAAGCCGGACCCCGAAGGACTGACCACTCTAATCCGTGAAGCGAGAGTACAGCCTGAAGAGACCGTCATGGTTGGCGACTCCGACGTGGATATTCTGACGGCGCGGCGGGCCAGAACCTGGGCAATCGGCTGCCGCTATGGTCTCTCCTCTCACACGGTGGAATCCATACCATCCGATTATTTGGCCGATTTTCCGAAAGACTGGATTTCTGCGCTGGATACTGCGAAGATGGAAAAATAA
- a CDS encoding MATE family efflux transporter, which yields MDSSFQPATETAGAAQPSFWASVREALRGSHQDYTAGNLNRAIILLAIPMVLEMVLESLFAVVDVFWVGRLGANSVATVGLTESLLSLVFAVGIGLAMSTTAMVARRIGEKDPENAAIAGVQAIFLGLLISLAIGIPSFVFAPRLLQLMGASPELVATGSGYARIALGGCGAIVMLFLNNAIFRGAGDAAIAMRLLWVSNIINLILDPCLIFGLGPFPKLGVTGAALATFTGRSIGVLYQIYRLLKGTERIHVMMRHIRIHLDVLWRLVRVSITGILQFAIAHTSWIAMVRIISFFGASALAGYTVAIRILIFIILPSWGLSNAAATLVGQNLGAKKPDRAEKSVWRTGLYNVIFLGSIGIFFVFFATPAVSLFIQDPAVVPIAATALRILSYGNIGYAYAMVMLQAFNGAGDTITPTIVNFFGFWMLQIPLAWWLSFRVGMHEFGVFLAIVLSECSIAGASVLLFRRGRWKQQKI from the coding sequence ATGGACTCCTCCTTCCAACCCGCCACAGAAACCGCCGGTGCTGCGCAACCGTCATTTTGGGCTTCCGTCCGTGAGGCACTTCGCGGTTCGCATCAGGACTACACAGCCGGCAACCTGAACCGGGCAATCATTCTGCTTGCGATTCCCATGGTGCTGGAGATGGTACTGGAATCGCTCTTTGCTGTCGTGGATGTCTTCTGGGTCGGTCGTCTCGGAGCAAATTCAGTGGCAACCGTGGGCCTGACCGAATCGCTGCTGTCGCTAGTGTTTGCGGTTGGCATTGGCCTGGCCATGTCGACTACTGCGATGGTCGCGCGCCGCATTGGCGAGAAAGATCCGGAAAACGCTGCGATCGCAGGCGTGCAGGCAATCTTCCTCGGATTGCTGATTTCTCTGGCGATCGGAATTCCTTCTTTTGTCTTTGCGCCGCGCCTCCTGCAACTCATGGGAGCATCGCCGGAGCTTGTTGCCACGGGTTCAGGCTACGCGCGAATTGCGTTAGGAGGTTGCGGGGCGATCGTCATGCTCTTCCTCAATAACGCGATTTTTCGCGGGGCGGGCGATGCGGCCATTGCGATGCGCCTGCTCTGGGTGTCGAACATTATCAATCTCATTCTCGATCCGTGCCTCATCTTCGGCCTCGGGCCATTTCCAAAGCTGGGAGTGACGGGCGCTGCGCTAGCAACGTTTACAGGCCGCAGCATCGGAGTGCTGTATCAGATCTATCGACTGCTGAAGGGTACAGAACGCATTCATGTGATGATGCGACACATTCGAATTCATCTCGACGTATTGTGGCGGCTGGTGCGTGTATCGATCACCGGGATTTTACAGTTTGCCATTGCACACACGAGCTGGATCGCTATGGTGCGCATCATTTCGTTCTTCGGCGCAAGCGCTCTTGCTGGATACACCGTCGCCATCCGCATCCTTATCTTCATCATTCTGCCGTCGTGGGGATTGAGTAATGCTGCTGCTACTTTGGTTGGGCAGAACCTGGGCGCCAAGAAGCCGGACCGGGCAGAAAAGTCAGTATGGCGCACGGGTCTTTACAATGTGATCTTCCTCGGAAGCATCGGCATTTTCTTTGTCTTCTTTGCGACGCCGGCTGTGAGTCTTTTCATTCAGGACCCCGCAGTGGTCCCGATTGCCGCTACGGCGCTTCGCATATTAAGTTACGGAAACATCGGATACGCCTACGCCATGGTGATGCTGCAGGCATTCAATGGCGCCGGAGATACGATCACACCGACCATTGTGAACTTCTTCGGTTTCTGGATGCTGCAAATTCCGCTGGCCTGGTGGCTTTCGTTTAGAGTTGGCATGCACGAATTCGGCGTGTTCCTCGCGATCGTCCTCTCGGAGTGTTCCATTGCTGGCGCAAGCGTGCTTCTCTTCCGTCGTGGCCGCTGGAAGCAACAGAAGATCTGA